The nucleotide sequence caataacattaaaaataataatgtaacaaCTATGACAGCGGATAGTGGGAGGATAGTGGCATAATAGAACTAGCTTTGGGCTGGGTAcattggcttatgcctgtaatcccagtgctttaggaggctgagacaggaggattgtttgagctcaggagtttgagaccagcctgggtaacacagtgagccctcatctcttaaaaaaaaaaaaaaaaaagaaagaaagaaaagaaaaagaaaaagaaaaaaatagccaggcatggtggtgcatgcctgtggttccatctactcaggaggctgagtggggaggattgcttgagccctggaggctgtGTGATCAAACCATCGCTCTCCACCCTTGACGAcagtgtgagaccccatctatttaaaacaaacaaaactaacttTGTACTGCTATGAACtttggttcaaattccagctctgccacttcctagggTAAGTCACTATAGTCACTGTATGTCCAGCccgacttttcttttctttttttgaagcggagtttcgctcttgtggcccaggttggagtgcaatggtgagatctcagttcactgcaacctcctccccccaggttcaagggattcttctgccttagcctcccgagtagctgggattatagtcacccaccaccacatctggctaatttttgtatttttagagatggggtttcaccatgttggccaggtgggtcttgaactcctgacttcaggtgatctgcccacgtcggcctccccaagtgcctggatcacaggtgtgagtcaccatgcccaaccccacctttatctttcatttgttcattcatatgATGTTGATTCATTGAACCCCTGCTCAATGCAGGTACAGAGGTTGAGGAGGATAGGGAAGGGAATGAAGCCCCCTTGGCCTCTGGACTATCTTATGTGATTTCCATGAAGACAGGACAGGAAGCTCCCCCattcattgtacagatgagaagactgaggctcagagaagggaagtGGTTTTGCCCCAAActgcacagctagtaagtggtgaagATAGGATTGGACCTCTGGTCTGTAAGGTAACTTTAACAAAAGAGCTGACATTTTTACTGAACTCTTCCTGGGGCCAGGCCCTGTCTTGAACACTTGACATGGTCATAACTGCCTTATCACGTTGCTGCTGTTATTAGgtcctgtttatttatttattgagacagggtctgactctcacccaggctggagggcagtggtgccatcatagctcactgaagccttgacctcctgggctcaagcaatcctcccacctcagcctcagcctccggaatagctgggactacagacatgcgccaccacacccgctatttcttttttattttatttattttttttttagagctggggtcttgctatgttgcctaggctggtctcgaacccctgggctcaagtgattctcccaccttggcctcccaaagtgctgacctAAACTGGCCCAGCGTGGGTCCGGTTTAGGGGGGAAGAAACAGGCATTGGTGTCAAGCGCATGCCACTTTGTTTTGCCCTAAACAGAGCAGCTCTGTTAGGAAGGATTATCATCTgcaagatgaggaaactgaggcccccaGAGAGCGGGTTGGAGAACCCAGTTAAGAGCCCCCAGCCGGTGCTCCGGGGCCCCGCTGACCCGCCGGCCGTGTCTCCGCAGGTGCAGCTCCAGGGAGACCCCTTCGGGCTGCCCAGCTTCTCACCGCCGCGGCTGCCGGTGGCCGGCCTGAGCGCCCCGGCTCCGAGTCACGCCGGGCTGCCGGTGCACGAGCGGCTGCGGCTGGACGCGGCGGCGCTGGCCGCGCTGCCCCCGCTGCTGGACGTAGTTCGCCGCCGCCAGGCCGAGCTGAACCCGCGCGCGCAGCGCCTGCTGCGCCGCCTGGAGGACGCGGCACGCCAGGCCCGGGCCCTGGGCGCCGCCGTAGAGGCCTTGCTGGCCGCGTTGGGCGCCGCCAATCGCGGACCCCGGGCCGAGCCCCCCACCGCCACCGCCTCTGCCGCCTCCGCCGCCGGGGTCTTCCCCGCCAAGGTGCTGGGACTCCGCGTGTGCGGCCTCTACCGCGAGTGGCTGAGCCGCACTGAGGGCGACCTGGGCCAGCTGCTGGCCGGGGGCCCGGCCTGAGCGTGGCGGGGCGCTTCGCGCAGCCTCCGTCCTCTGGGCTCcgtttctctctctgcttctttgtctttctctgctgCTTTCGGTGTCTGTCTGCTCTTAACTGTCTCCGTTGCCTTGGCCTTCTTTGCTTTTtgtgggagagaagggaggggaggggcagggtctcagtctgtcgcccaggctggagtgcagtggcacgatcccagcactgcaacctcaacctcctgggctcgagccatcctctcgcctcagcctccccagcagctggtactacaggcacacgccaccacagccggctaattttttattttattttttgtagagacgaagtttcgccatgttgcccaggctgatcttgaacccctgggctcaagcgatcctcccgcttcagcctccctaagtgcttggattgcaggcgtgagccactgtcccgGCCTCTCTTTGCTTTGCCTGTCCCCTTCTCTTAACTCTTGGGCCCTCCACGTCTGCATGGTAACTCCGTCTGGCTCTACCGTTTTCTCGCTCTCCCTCTTTCCTTGGGCCTGCCTCAGTTCCCTTTGGCCTCCCCCTTTACCCAGCTCTTGGGAGGTCTCTGTTTTTCTCCATCCCCACTTCCTGCCTCCCCGTGGCCCCCTGTGAGCTCATGTGTACATCTCAGCCTCATCCCAAGGAGGTGACACCTTGTCTCCCTGTCCCTGTCTGGCCGTCTCTCTGTGCTTCCCTGGCCAGGGGCGTGCCTGCTGGTCTTGTTGGCGGAAGGCGATTCCGCATCTCAGCCACCTTCCTCAGGCTCACTCCACCCACATCCCCAGTCTCCCACACCCCATCCCTTTGGGCCTCAGCCCTGTCCCTTTGATGTCTTCCTTTCCTTCAGCCCCTCTGCCCTGTCCCTGCACACCTCCACTGCCTCCTACCAGATGTGGGGAGACAAAACAAGCAACACCTtaaaagagttttatttctgaaaataaattaatttttgtaaataaaatgtttaaaaataaaaatgaaactaaagTTACCTGTATATATAGTTGTTGAAAATGGGGAGATAGCTTTAGGGAGAAAAGGATCATTGGGGTGCAGGCTGGTCACCCAGACATGCCCAAGAAGCACAGCAGTATAAATAGGAGGCTGACAGCCCCCGTCCAGTGGTGCCCTCTGCCAGCCCAGAACAGGAAGTGGATGTGTCCTAACAGGAAACAGATGTGATGCAGTCCTTAGTTCTTCAAGAATTGGGCTTCCGTGGATCAGGAAGTGAAGCCACTGAGGATGAGAAGTAGAAGAGTAGCCCCAGACAGACAGGCCAACAAGGGGAGCCAATGAGCTTCAGCAGGAAGAAGGAAGCCTGTCTGCTTAGAAAGGCAGGATCTTCATAAAGGGAATGAGGTAGAGACAGGAAGGCAGTCCTGGCTGTCCCAAAATTACAAAAAGGGGAAGGTCTTGGGGAGAGCCTAGGAAGGGGACCAACTGTCCTCTCCCTGTAGAGTGACAGGTGAAGCCTCTTTGGAGAGGTGCATCTTTCCAACCAGGAAGTAGACACCCAGTACCACTAGATGGGTAACCCATGGAATGGAATAATGGAGATTGACCCAGACCTGGAAGGCAGGCCAGAGGACCTGGGCCAGAAGGCCCTGAAATAAGGAATTGAGGCCTGGCTCCCAGGCAATATTCCCAGACATGGCACCCAAGCCCCATCTGCTAGACAAGGTTTATCTCTTTTTCTAGCCCACAAGCAAGGCAGAAAAGAGGCCATTGTGAAAGAGGAAGTGCTGCAGCCTCTAACAGGAAGTCCTACCCCTCTATGCTGGGTACTTGGCCTTGAGCAGAGCCAAGTCCCTCACAGCTCGGTCTGTCCAGTGGCCATATTCCTGGGTCACGACGTAGCCTCGACATTTCCTCTCGAAGGCCGAGGCCCCAAAGGCGACAAGCCCTAGAGTATCCTCTTCTGGGGGCATTGGCAGCCCCAAAGCTGTCATGATGGCGGCCATGTTGCCCAGCAGGCCTTGGGCCCTCAGTCTTGCAGTCCTGAGCTGAGCCAGCAGGATGGGACTGCCAGGGTTCAGGTCGCTCTGGTCGTCCCTCACGAGCTGGAGGTGCTGGGTCAAGGCCAGGAAGGCCCCCTGGGCAAGGCTCAGCCTTTCCCCGTCATCTAGGGCGCGCCAGGTCTTGAAGAaggcagtggcaggaggcaggCTGCTGAGCTAGAGCTCAGGGGCCAAGAAGCCAGGGTCACTAAAGGGGCTACCCTGGTACTGGAGctgcaggagagacagagagagacaggagtGAGGGGACGGGAGCGGTGCCTGGGACTCTGAATTCACGCCTGCCCACTGAGACTGGCTTCTTCCCAGGAGTCGTCATTTGCTGCATCTCAGGGAGTTGCTGGGATGTCCTGACACAGGGCAAGGGCCCTAGGAGGCTCAGGTGTGTCATCCTCTGCATGCTAGCTGTGCAACGTGGAGTCACAAGCTTCAGAAATTCCCACCTGGCAGTGTTAATATGAAGATTAtaggaaataatataaataaagcccttagcaggccgggcacggtggctcacagctgtaatcccggcaccttgggaggccgaggtgggcagatcacttcaggtcaggagttcgagaccagcctggttaacatgccgaaaccctgtctctaataaaaatacaaaaattagccagctgtggcaATGCATGCCTGctgtgccagctactcgggaggctgaggcacgagaatcacttgaacccaggaggcagaggttgcagtcagctgagattgtaccactacactccagcctggacgacagagtgaaactctaaaaaaaaaaaaaaagcacttagcacagagtCTAATATACAATACAGTATCTGATATAAAATAAGGGTATGATAAACCATcattaattaatatattcatattaataTCAATCGATGAACACTATGATTACATTATTtactgtaatattttcttttcttttattatttatttatttattttgacacagagttttactcttgttgcccaggctggaatgtaatggcacaatcttgacttactacaacctctgcctcccaagttcaagcgattctcccgcctcagccccccaagtagctgtgattacaggcacacgccacaccacacctggctaattttgtatttttagtagagaccaggttttactatgttggtcaggctggtgtcgaactcctgacctcaggtgacacacctatttcagcttcccaaagtgctaggattataggcacgagccactatgccctgcctACTGTAATATTTTAAACCAAGTATATTATTGACAATGTAGTTACAGCCTggtaatcttttttatttatggcATTTagttatgtttgtttattttattttattttatttgtttcccgagatggagtcttgctctgtcacccaggctggagtgcaatggtgcgatctcggctcaccgcaacctccgcctcccgggttcaagcaatactcctgcctcagcctcccgagttgctgggattacaggtgtgcgccacgacgcctggctaatttttatatttttagtagagatggagtttcaccatgttggccaggctggtctcgaactccttacctcaagtggtccaccctcctcagcctcccaaagtgctgggattgcaggtgtaagccaccgtgcctggcctgttaatTTTATTACAATCATTAGTAAATACTTGttaatattattacatttaattgAGAACCTTCCCCATCAAAGTTTTTATTTCCACAAAGTAAGATCgccagaatcttttttttttttttccctctgggacagggtctcactctgtcacctcggctagaatgcagtggtgcattctggcctcactgcaacctctgcctcccgggttcaagagattcttctgcctcagcctcttgagtagctgggactagaggcatgtgccatcacacctggctaatttttgtatttttagtggagagggggttttgccatgttggccaggctggtctcgaactactgacctcaggtgatcttcccacctcagccttccaaagtgctgggattataggtgtgagccacagccccTGGCCCTGGGACCTTAGTGCACACTGATAGATGTCCTAACTGGCAGATTGCCTGGTCCCACACCCCCATTTTACAAGtagaaaaactgaggcttagggtgCCCAAGGCTGTCCAGGGAATAGTGACAGCTGTGGGACTAGAAACTAGGTCAAAAGGTTCAGTAACTTCACAGGGGCCAGAAATCTGGCCCAGAGAAAGAGCTCCAGATGTCAGGGGCTCCAGGGCCATGCAGATCGTGTAAGTTGCGAAGAAGGCAGGACTACGATGCCAGGTGGGAGTTTTGACCAACAGTATCCCTGTGCCTGCTATGGAGAGGCATTCCACTCATATTCAAGCTTTGAACAGGAGATGTGTGGGCCAAACACAAAAACAGCTGTGGGTCAGACTCAGACAGCAGGCTTCCAGCTTTAACTTCCAGACAGTGTGGGAGGCCATGGAAGGGGGAGGAAATTCCACAGACCTGGTTTCAGATCCTGGCACTGCCAGTTATTAGCTCTGTGACCTCGAGCAAATTATTACCCCCCtctaagactcagtttcttcGTCTGCAAAATGGATTATAATTCTACCTCCTAGAACTGTTTGAAAAGTCAGTAAGAAAATGGAGGTaaaggacaggcacagtggctcacgtctgtaatcccagcacattgggaggctgaggcaggtggatcaattgaggccaggagttcaagactagcctggccaacatggtgaaaccctgtctctactgaaaatacaaaaattagccaggcatggtgatatgcacctgtaatcctagctactcgggaggctgagggacaggaatcacttgaacccgggatgtggacgttgcagtgagccaagatcataccactgcactccagcctgggtgacagacattGGGGATAGAGTTCCAAGCAGGCATGGGCCCAGGTAATCACACAGCATGAATGGTGGGGAATTAAACGTGGCTGTGTGAAGCCCTTCTCTCTCGGTGTGTCCTTTGAACCCTGTCACAGTCCTGGGAGGTCAGCAAAGGCACGTTCAgcatctcattttacagatgaggaagctgagaccaaGAGAGGAAgaatgacttgcctaaggtcacccaGGCACTAGTGACATCAGTGGCAAGAGTGAGTGTGGCTCTAGTGAACACTAGAGTGTTACAGTCATCCCTGTCTCCTTGGGCCACGGAGGAGCCTTCTTCTGGACTTGCTCTGCTCACCCTACCCATGGTAGGGCCAGGGAGGCAGCGTCCCTCTCCCCTCGTCCCCTGCTCATGACCCTTGTCACTCACGTAAGTCTGCAGCAGCATTGATGTGTTCTTCTGCATGTAGAGGGCCAGGCTATAGGCTTGACTGATGGGCTCAGCCGGGGAGATGGGGGCTGCTGAGCTGAGGGGTGGCGACAGCAGGGTCAGCAGGCAGAGGTGGGCTGGCGGAGGAAGTCAGAGGTCAGCACCATGGCCCCGACCCTGCCTccgattcattcattcatctccaCAACTCAGGAAAAGGTCCCATCCCTTGTGGGCTACAGCGATCTTGCGTATCCAAGTCAGTGGCAAACCCTCCTGCAGGTAGATTATCCCGGCCCAGAACACTCTGAACTCCAGGCTCATTGATTCAATTCAGCTACTTGACATTTTCACTTGAATATTAGTAAGCATCTCAAACCCAAAATATCCAGGGTTTAATTCTTGAATATTCCCCCCAAGCCCCTCCTCTCCCAGGCTCCCCTGTCTCAGGTAAAGGCATTTCCATTCTTCCAATTGTTCAGGCCAAAGTCATGGTGTGCTCTTtgatgcttcatttttttcttactctgcACACCCAATCCCACAGGAAATCCTGCTAGCTCTATGCTTTAAAGGCAGCCAACGCAAGTgtgacttttttccttctttcagagatggtgtcttgctctgtcacccgggctggaatacaggggtgtgatcataactcactgcagcctcgaattcctgggagcaggcgatcctcccaccttcgcctcccaagtagctgggactacagacccataccaccacactcagttgattttttaaattttatgtagagacaggatctcgctatgttgcccagactggtctccaactcccggcctcaagcaatcctcatgcctcggcctcccagagtgctgggattacaggagtgaaccactccACCTGCttatcttaaatgtaaatagatgcTGCCAAATTGTCCTTTCAAAGATCAGGTCCAAGccgagtgcaatggctcacgcctataatcccaatactttgggaggccgaggtgggcggaccatgaggtcaggagtttgagaccagccaggccaatatggtgaaaccctgtctttactaaaaatacaaaaaaattagccgggcttggtggcaggtgcctgtaatctcagctacttggaagactgaggcaggagaattgcttgaacctgggaggcacaggttgcagtgagccgagatcaagccactgcactccagccggggcaacacagtgagactccgtctcaaaaaaaaaaaaaaaaaaaaaaaggccgggcacggtggcttatacctgtaatcccagcactttgggaggccaaggcaggcagatcacaaggtcaggagttcgagactagccttgcccacatggtgaaaccccatctctccttataatgcaaaattagctgatggtgtatgcctgtaatcccagctactcaggatgctgaggcaggagaatcgcttgaacccaggaggcagaggttgcagtaacctgagctcatgccactgcactctagcctgggcagtagagtgagacttcgtctcaaaaaaagaaaaaatagatctGGTCCAGTctatgttcccaccaacagtgtgaggctcagagaggaggagAATAACCTAAGGTCACCACCCAGGAGCAACGGAGATGAGAGACAAACCCAGGGCGGCCTCCTTCATCCCCCTTTTCACATTCCTGAGTTCCCAGAGTTCAGGAGCAACTCAGAGAAGCCTGAGAGGGAAGAccatttcactcattcattcgaCGAACTTCAGGCTTGCAGTGGTTCACAccggcaatcccagcactttgggaagccaaggcaggtggatcacttgaggtcaggagttcgagaccagcctggccaacatggtgaaaccctgtctctactaccaaaagaaaaa is from Macaca fascicularis isolate 582-1 chromosome 20, T2T-MFA8v1.1 and encodes:
- the CTF1 gene encoding cardiotrophin-1 isoform X4 translates to MSRREGNLDPQADSSVSLLPHLEAKIRQTHSLAHLLTKYAEQLLQEYVQLQGDPFGLPSFSPPRLPVAGLSAPAPSHAGLPVHERLRLDAAALAALPPLLDVVRRRQAELNPRAQRLLRRLEDAARQARALGAAVEALLAALGAANRGPRAEPPTATASAASAAGVFPAKVLGLRVCGLYREWLSRTEGDLGQLLAGGPA
- the LOC102118445 gene encoding LOW QUALITY PROTEIN: cardiotrophin-2 (The sequence of the model RefSeq protein was modified relative to this genomic sequence to represent the inferred CDS: substituted 1 base at 1 genomic stop codon), with translation LPPPAHLCLLTLLSPPLSSAAPISPAEPISQAYSLALYMQKNTSMLLQTYLQYQGSPFSDPGFLAPELXLSSLPPATAFFKTWRALDDGERLSLAQGAFLALTQHLQLVRDDQSDLNPGSPILLAQLRTARLRAQGLLGNMAAIMTALGLPMPPEEDTLGLVAFGASAFERKCRGYVVTQEYGHWTDRAVRDLALLKAKYPA
- the CTF1 gene encoding cardiotrophin-1 isoform X2, with the protein product MPLCPLQLGDTLLSALFLRRGLTLSPRLECSGAIMAHCSLNLLGSSNPHHAWVQLQGDPFGLPSFSPPRLPVAGLSAPAPSHAGLPVHERLRLDAAALAALPPLLDVVRRRQAELNPRAQRLLRRLEDAARQARALGAAVEALLAALGAANRGPRAEPPTATASAASAAGVFPAKVLGLRVCGLYREWLSRTEGDLGQLLAGGPA
- the CTF1 gene encoding cardiotrophin-1 isoform X1, encoding MGFPDRPRAPRGGQKPKDPQADSSVSLLPHLEAKIRQTHSLAHLLTKYAEQLLQEYVQLQGDPFGLPSFSPPRLPVAGLSAPAPSHAGLPVHERLRLDAAALAALPPLLDVVRRRQAELNPRAQRLLRRLEDAARQARALGAAVEALLAALGAANRGPRAEPPTATASAASAAGVFPAKVLGLRVCGLYREWLSRTEGDLGQLLAGGPA
- the CTF1 gene encoding cardiotrophin-1 isoform X3, which produces MSRREGNLEDPQADSSVSLLPHLEAKIRQTHSLAHLLTKYAEQLLQEYVQLQGDPFGLPSFSPPRLPVAGLSAPAPSHAGLPVHERLRLDAAALAALPPLLDVVRRRQAELNPRAQRLLRRLEDAARQARALGAAVEALLAALGAANRGPRAEPPTATASAASAAGVFPAKVLGLRVCGLYREWLSRTEGDLGQLLAGGPA